From the genome of Papaver somniferum cultivar HN1 chromosome 2, ASM357369v1, whole genome shotgun sequence, one region includes:
- the LOC113348735 gene encoding ATPase family AAA domain-containing protein At1g05910-like, producing MESNEGIRAAPAPVRVSDRIRKAPKAYVNRSLIYYSPHTLNRRHKKSKSKTRTAASQIAKMLRPGAERNRLTNSVGTNLRRSTRKRKRSGQLRGYQTDSSASDDDLMRPAEFRTRKRVSRIASQDELSPSPRRKKVSDDKGVPRREGLRPRRSKMMSKQQQPYEEFEDGQDTSEERVGQDETENGNDVEDVGDGEEEGEEEDVDDEEGEEEDEEEEEEEEEEEEQDGRRRYDLRNRAEVRRLSPEKEGKQRQRSPRRVLHQGMSTKSNKDVRRGGNRVHKRNRVTRAEDSDDSLLVDELDQGPAIPWPRGGNRSGAPWLLGGGLDMHGATSWGLNVAASGWGHQSDAFASLTSGVQTAGPSSKGGADIQPLQVDESVSFDDIGGLSEYIDSLKEMVFFPLLYPDFFASYHITPPRGVLLCGPPGTGKTLIARALASAASKAGQKVSFYMRKGADVLSKWVGEAERQLKLLFEEAQRNQPSIIFFDEIDGLAPVRSSKQEQIHNSIVSTLLALMDGLDSRGQVVLIGATNRIDAIDGALRRPGRFDREFNFSLPGLEARAEILDIHTRKWEQPPSKELKTELAASCVGYCGADLKALCTEAAIQAFREKYPQVYTSDDKFLIDVDSIKVEKYHFLQAMSTITPAAHRGSVVQSRPLSLVVAPCLQRHLQKVMGHISEAFPTLAASSDTIKFSVFSYGSAVPLVYRPRVLMCGDEGVGLDHIGPAVLHELEKFPVHSLGLPSLLSDPSAKTPEEALVHIFGEARRTPPSILYLPQFQLWWETAHGQLKAVLLSLLEELPSDFPILLLGTSSVPLNQLDEEASSVFAPRNVYQLEKPTSEDRSLFFDRLVEAVISILSEGTTSKSEELKSLPELPKVPKAPSGPKASELKAQAEAEQHALRRLRMCLRDVCNRILYDKRFSAFHYPVLEEEAPNYRTIVQNPMDVATLLQRVDCGQYITCSAFAVDVELILTNAKAYNGEDYTGARIVSRAYELRDAVQGMLSQMDPALIKFCDKIASQGGPMSVPDDAGGLAFPLAPVVQPTSVTRVSARLRNVQPEVNLTQSYEALRRSKKSLDTEQAGGISDHHQGSVVVEDKFRHAELGLSSSSRPEPSLASLEHLQANGTTTTLEPVTQGTKGNSPSAATATVAACDEQLEEVCGNESPPPAAGNQCQEDAIMSDREEISTSGNDKIDSVKLQMVKLTEGYGVPQLERLYTRMVKAVLETKKNKAKDHDKISAFEFLSKFAGNHANF from the exons ATGGAATCAAACGAAGGGATTAGAGCTGCTCCTGCTCCTGTAAGAGTAAGTGATAGGATAAGAAAAGCACCTAAAGCGTATGTGAATAGGTCTCTTATTTATTATTCTCCACATACTCTGAATCGTCGTCATAAGAAGAGTAAAAGTAAGACTAGAACTGCTGCTTCTCAAATTGCTAAAATGTTGAGGCCTGGTGCTGAGAGAAATCGTCTAACTAAT TCAGTTGGGACAAACCTTCGACGTTCTACCAGGAAGAGGAAGCGTTCAGGACAACTTCGAGGTTACCAAACAGATAGTTCTGCATCAGATGATGACCTAATG AGGCCAGCCGAGTTTCGTACGAGAAAAAGGGTTTCAAGGATAGCTAGTCAAGACGAGTTGTCACCCTCTCCGAGACGTAAAAAGGTGTCTGATGACAAAGGCGTTCCTCGACGTGAAGGATTACGACCTCGACGTTCCAAAATGATGTCAAAACAACAACAGCCttatgaagaatttgaagatggCCAGGATACTTCAGAAGAGCGGGTTGGTCAAGATGAAACAGAAAATGGCAATGATGTAGAGGATGTTGGTGATGGGGAGGAGGAGGGGGAGGAGGAAGATGTCGATGATGAAgagggtgaagaagaagatgaagaagaggaggaggaggaggaggaggaggaagaacagGATGGGAGAAGGCGATATGATCTTCGCAATCGTGCAGAAGTTCGAAGGTTGTCCCCAGAGAAGGAAGGCAAACAAAGACAACGATCTCCTCGAAGAGTATTACATCAAGGAATGAGTACCAAGAGTAACAAGGATGTTAGAAGGGGTGGAAATCGAGTTCATAAACGCAATCGCGTAACCAGGGCCGAGGATTCAGATGACTCTCTTCTTGTAGATGAGCTTGATCAAGGACCTGCGATTCCGTGGCCACGTGGCGGAAATAGAAGTGGTGCACCATGGCTTTTAGGAGGGGGGCTAGATATGCATGGGGCAACATCCTGGGGGTTAAATGTGGCTGCTTCTGGTTGGGGTCATCAGAGTGATGCCTTTGCTTCATTGACTTCTGGAGTGCAAACTGCTGGACCAAGTTCAAAAGGAGGAGCAGATATTCAACCTTTACAAGTTGATGAAAGTGTAAGCTTTGATGACATAGGTGGCCTTTCAGAATACATCGACTCTTTGAAAGAAATGGTGTTTTTCCCCTTGCTCTATCCGGATTTTTTTGCAAGTTACCACATCACACCTCCAAGAGGTGTTCTGCTGTGTGGCCCTCCTGGAACTGGAAAGACTCTGATTGCACGAGCGTTAGCCTCTGCCGCTTCAAAGGCTGGTCAGAAAGTGAGTTTCTACATGCGCAAGGGAGCTGATGTACTTAGCAAATGGGTCGGCGAGGCTGAGAGACAGCTTAAACTACTTTTCGAAGAAGCACAGAGGAATCAACCGTCTATTATCTTCTTTGATGAGATAGATGGCCTTGCTCCAGTTAGATCGAGCAAGCAAGAGCAGATCCACAATTCCATTGTATCAACTTTGCTCGCGTTAATGGATGGTCTTGATTCTCGTGGGCAAGTTGTTTTGATTGGAGCTACTAATAGGATTGACGCCATTGATGGAGCCCTACGTCGGCCTGGTCGGTTTGATCGGGAGTTCAACTTTTCTTTGCCTGGCCTTGAGGCACGTGCTGAAATATTAGACATTCACACACGCAAATGGGAGCAACCCCCTTCAAAGGAGCTAAAAACGGAACTTGCAGCTAGTTGTGTAGGTTATTGTGGTGCTGATTTGAAAGCCCTTTGCACAGAAGCTGCTATTCAGGCTTTTCGTGAAAAATATCCTCAAGTTTACACCAGCGATGACAAGTTTTTGATTGATGTTGATTCAATTAAGGTTGAAAAATACCACTTCCTGCAGGCTATGTCAACAATTACTCCTGCTGCCCATAGAGGCTCTGTTGTACAGTCAAGGCCCTTGTCATTAGTAGTTGCACCGTGCTTACAGAGGCATCTCCAGAAAGTTATGGGTCATATATCTGAAGCTTTTCCTACCCTTGCAGCATCATCAGATACGATCAAGTTTTCTGTATTTTCATATGGTTCTGCAGTTCCTCTTGTGTATAGGCCTCGTGTTTTGATGTGTGGCGATGAAGGCGTAGGCCTG GACCATATCGGGCCTGCTGTTTTGCATGAACTGGAGAAGTTCCCTGTTCATTCTTTAGGGCTTCCTTCTCTTCTCTCTGACCCCAGTGCAAAAACACCGGAAGAAGCACTTGTGCATATATTTGGTGAAGCAAGGAGAACCCCACCCTCTATTTTGTATTTACCTCAATTCCAGCTTTGGTGGGAAACT GCACATGGTCAGCTTAAAGCAGTCCTGTTGTCTCTTTTAGAAGAGTTGCCAAGCGATTTCCCAATACTATTATTGGGGACATCATCAGTTCCACTCAATCAACTGGACGAAGAAGCTTCATCAGTTTTTGCTCCTCGTAATGT TTATCAACTGGAGAAACCAACATCCGAAGACAGATCTTTGTTCTTTGATCGGTTGGTTGAAGCTGTCATCTCTATCTTGTCTGAAGGGACCACTAGCAAATCCGAAGAGCTAAAATCGCTTCCTGAACTTCCCAAGGTACCGAAGGCCCCAAGTGGTCCAAAAGCCTCGGAGCTCAAAGCCCAAGCAGAAGCGGAGCAGCATGCCCTTCGCCGTCTGCGAATGTGTCTTCGAGATGTTTGCAATCG GATTCTATATGATAAACGCTTCAGTGCTTTTCACTATCCTGTCCTGGAGGAGGAGGCACCAAATTATCGGACCATAGTTCAAAATCCCATGGACGTGGCTACTCTGCTGCAGCGTGTAGACTGCGGGCAGTATATCACGTGttcagcatttgcggttgatGTTGAACTGATTTTGACAAATGCAAAG GCTTACAATGGCGAAGATTACACTGGAGCTAGAATCGTTAGTAGAGCATACGAGCTTCGTGATGCA GTACAAGGCATGCTGTCACAGATGGACCCAGCATTGATCAAGTTCTGTGATAAGATTGCCTCCCAAGGGGGCCCAATGAGTGTGCCAGATGACGCTGGAGGCCTGGCTTTTCCACTTGCGCCCGTTGTGCAACCGACAAGTGTTACTAGAGTTAGTGCTCGACTCCGTAATGTCCAACCGGAAGTGAATCTGACTCAAAGCTACGAAGCATTAAGGCGCTCAAAGAAGAGTCTTGATACTGAACAAGCGG GTGGCATCAGCGATCATCATCAAGGTTCAGTAGTGGTTGAAGACAAATTTAGGCATGCAGAATTGGGCTTGTCATCATCATCAAGGCCAGAACCATCATTGGCATCCCTAGAACACCTCCAGGCAAATGGTACCACCACTACCTTGGAACCGGTAACTCAAGGGACTAAGGGCAATTCTCCTTCCGCTGCCACTGCCACTGTGGCTGCCTGTGATGAGCAGTTGGAAGAAGTTTGTGGGAACGAGTCTCCTCCTCCCGCTGCAGGAAACCAGTGCCAGGAAGATGCTATCATGTCAGATAGAGAGGAGATCTCTACCAGCGGTAATGACAAAATCGACTCTGTGAAGCTGCAAATGGTGAAGCTCACTGAAGGCTACGGTGTTCCGCAGCTTGAAAGGCTTTACACACGTATGGTGAAAGCCGTGCTCGAAACCAAAAAGAACAAAGCAAAAGATCATGATAAGATTTCAGCTTTTGAGTTTCTCTCGAAGTTTGCTGGAAACCATGCAAATTTCTGA